One Artemia franciscana chromosome 6, ASM3288406v1, whole genome shotgun sequence DNA window includes the following coding sequences:
- the LOC136028532 gene encoding uncharacterized protein LOC136028532, translated as MKSMHRIPLYTVAPSTFLNLVTFNLLTKPPDAATAPCLDVSTVHSRATSKPPIKTSRGCRSGKRVSERRNPLVEPSNLSALSDTRANVGRPTESSLTDLPVIERFDSLPVKDYANEPPPILRPVTFNARRGLPNFLVCNTRSLCNKTEDFEAVIRQNNIAIAAVTETWNLDENTGRVAGYSVFLNTRSYRGLSKLGGGVGLFVREDIPCKLLSDLANPDHEVIWAMCRPTYLPHLYSCIIVASVYYPESAKNRQDLVSYLQKTVDVLRIHYSNPAFIIAGDFNQMKKGWLSSSLSLKQVVHMPTHVSGSILDLILTNLAKSDHFAILWKAHSSLPKPKLSRVVTRPLTESAIRAYGQWIGNYDFPEVDGDSSIHEKTKRFSDILYSKYTEIFPTKSVTISEFDKPWITPSIKKLIRERCRLYSIGDVVNAKKLRNYTVTVIRKAKRQYGRLSVSPMRVSNPKKWHRSVRKMSGKSTTSSVRILDDSGKLLTATDVNSFFTEICTTHPLPTESQKADLLYGCSEEEVIEVTEEDVFKELMKIKPNSASYPSELPVKLVREYAPFIAKPLSVLINLCFMLGTFPDIWKKAYIRVIPKSGPPKACDELRLISITPCLAKVTEAFVLRRLLDQISSSVDKYQYGGLQECSTTIYLVRMYDCILTWLDKGNRFLDLGAIDFQKAFDFINHLKKRVLSVIMDFLSNRKQRVYALFEGDSDSDWTGKTCGSPQGTKLAAIVFIAVINYLLVEYEDHYKFIDDISFLLKYLVENGIVKKEFSDDFFDAFIAECNVSKLIINTNKSKVLRFNPLKRTFSQPYVPFPTVDSIKILGVTFSSDCSFGLHVENVVKNANACLQSLSTMRRFGCDVQCLLLAYLIYVRPVLEYASPLWGPAALRTVHLIQELESVQKRAVFIIIGDRPTILW; from the exons ATGAAGTCTATGCACCGTATACCCCTGTATACGGTGGCACCATCTACTTTTTTGAACTTGGTGACTTTTAATCTTCTGACGAAGCCACCAGATGCTGCTACCGCCCCTTGTTTAGATGTCAGCACTGTTCACAGTAGAGCTACTTCTAAGCCTCCCATTAAAACGAGTCGCGGTTGCAGAAGTGGTAAACGCGTTTCTGAGAGGAGGAATCCCCTAGTGGAACCGAGTAACTTATCCGCTCTAAGTGACACCCGCGCCAATGTAGGCAGACCGACTGAATCGAGTCTCACAGACTTACCCGTAATCGAACGCTTCGACAGTTTGCCCGTTAAGGACTATGCCAATGAGCCGCCTCCTATCCTAAGACCTGTTACATTCAACGCTCGTCGTGGCCTTCCTAACTTCCTCGTTTGCAACACTAGATCGCTGTGCAACAAAACAGAAGATTTTGAAGCTGTTATTCGCCAGAACAACATTGCCATAGCAGCCGTTACTGAAACATGGAACCTCGATGAAAATACAGGTCGTGTGGCTGGATACTCTGTGTTCTTGAACACTCGCTCTTATCGTGGTCTATCGAAACTTGGGGGCGGTGTTGGTCTTTTTGTAAGAGAAGATATACCCTGTAAACTCCTTTCTGATCTCGCTAATCCGGACCATGAAGTAATCTGGGCGATGTGCAGACCGACTTACTTGCCCCACTTATACTCGTGCATAATTGTGGCATCAGTATATTACCCAGAAAGTGCAAAGAATCGCCAAGACCTCGTCTCTTACTTGCAAAAGACTGTTGATGTGCTTCGGATCCACTATAGTAATCCTGCTTTTATCATAGCAGGCGACTTCAACCAGATGAAAAAAGGCTGGCTTTCATCCAGTCTATCCCTTAAACAAGTGGTTCACATGCCTACTCACGTCTCAGGCAGCATTCTGGATCTCATTCTTACGAACT TGGCCAAGTCCGACCATTTTGCTATTCTGTGGAAAGCCCACAGTTCATTGCCCAAGCCTAAACTAAGCCGCGTGGTTACCCGCCCGCTAACGGAATCTGCCATTCGAGCCTATGGTCAGTGGATAGGCAATTATGATTTCCCAGAAGTTGACGGAGATTCAAGCATCCACGAAAAGACTAAAAGATTCAGTGACATTTTGTACTCCAAATACACCGAAATCTTCCCCACCAAGTCAGTTACCATTAGTGAGTTTGATAAGCCATGGATTACCCCTTCCATAAAGAAACTCATCCGTGAGAGATGCCGCCTATATTCTATCGGTGATGTAGTAAACGCAAAGAAACTACGAAATTACACCGTCACTGTAATACGGAAGGCCAAACGTCAATATGGCCGTTTATCAGTGTCACCTATGCGCGTCAGTAATCCAAAGAAATGGCATCGGTCTGTTCGAAAAATGTCGGGAAAATCCACTACCTCTAGTGTGAGAATATTGGACGATAGTGGCAAACTTCTCACTGCGACAGATGTGAACTCCTTCTTCACTGAAATCTGCACAACCCACCCTCTACCCACCGAGTCCCAAAAAGCCGATCTCTTGTACGGCTGCTCAGAAGAGGAAGTTATTGAAGTCACTGAAGAAGACGTCTTCaaagaattaatgaaaattaagccCAACAGTGCATCCTATCCTTCGGAACTTCCTGTAAAACTTGTTCGTGAATACGCCCCCTTCATTGCCAAGCCATTATCTGTGTTGATTAACCTGTGTTTCATGCTTGGTACTTTCCCAGATATTTGGAAAAAGGCATATATCCGGGTTATTCCGAAGTCGGGCCCCCCTAAAGCATGTGATGAATTGCGTCTTATCTCGATAACCCCCTGCCTGGCTAAAGTTACGGAAGCATTTGTACTCCGTCGATTGCTCGACCAAATCAGTTCTTCTGTCGATAAGTACCAGTATGGTGGACTACAGGAGTGCAGTACTACAATTTATCTAGTGCGTATGTATGATTGTATACTTACATGGCTGGATAAAGGTAATCGGTTCCTGGATCTAGGTGCAATAGATTtccaaaaagcttttgatttcatTAACCACCTAAAAAAGCGCGTGTTATCCGTGATTATGGATTTCTTATCTAATAGGAAACAGCGTGTTTATGCCCTGTTTGAGGGGGATTCTGACTCCGATTGGACAGGTAAAACATGTGGATCTCCGCAGGGCACAAAGTTGGCTGCCATTGTATTTATAGCCGTGATCAACTACCTATTAGTCGAATATGAGGATCATTACAAGTTTATAGACGATATCTCTTTTCTATTGAAATACTTAGTTGAAAACGGGATTGTTAAGAAAGAGTTCAGTGACGATTTCTTCGATGCGTTTATTGCCGAGTGCAATGTCTCTAAATTGATCATTAACACGAATAAGTCAAAGGTCTTACGCTTTAATCCGTTGAAGCGCACATTCAGCCAACCGTATGTTCCGTTTCCGACTGTCGACTCAATAAAGATTTTGGGAGTTACTTTTTCAAGTGATTGTTCTTTCGGCTTGCACGTTGAAAATGTTGTTAAAAACGCAAATGCATGTCTGCAGTCTTTGAGTACAATGCGTAGATTTGGCTGTGATGTCCAGTGCCTATTGCTAGCTTATCTTATATACGTCCGTCCAGTTCTGGAATATGCAAGCCCACTATGGGGGCCTGCAGCACTGCGAACTGTACACCTCATCCAAGAACTTGAGTCGGTGCAAAAGCGAGCCGTGTTCATTATTATTGGCGATCGACCAACTATCTTATGGTGA
- the LOC136028533 gene encoding uncharacterized protein LOC136028533, translated as MCRPTYLPHLYSCIIVASVYYPESAKNRQDLVSYLQKTVDVLRIHYSNPAFIIAGDFNQMKKGWLSSSLSLKQVVHMPTHVSGSILDLILTNLAKSDHFAILWKAHSSLPKPKLSRVVTRPLTESAIRAYGQWIGNYDFPEVDGDSSIHEKTKRFSDILYSKYTEIFPTKSVTISEFDKPWITPSIKKLIRERCRLYSIGDVVNAKKLRNYTVTVIRKAKRQYGRLSVSPMRVSNPKKWHRSVRKMSGKSTTSSVRILDDSGKLLTATDVNSFFTEICTTHPLPTESQKADLLYGCSEEEVIEVTEEDVFKELMKIKPNSASYPSELPVKLVREYAPFIAKPLSVLINLCFMLGTFPDIWKKAYIRVIPKSGPPKACDELRLISITPCLAKVTEAFVLRRLLDQISSSVDKYQYGGLQECSTTIYLVRMYDCILTWLDKGNRKQRVYALFEGDSDSDWTGKTCGSPQGTKLAAIVFIAVINYLLVEYEDHYKFIDDISFLLKYLVENGIVKKEFSDDFFDAFIAECNVSKLIINTNKSKVLRFNPLKRTFSQPYVPFPTVDSIKILGVTFSSDCSFGLHVENVVKNANACLQSLSTMRRFGCDVQCLLLAYLIYVRPVLEYASPLWGPAALRTVHLIQELESVQKRAVFIIIGDRPTILW; from the exons ATGTGCAGACCGACTTACTTGCCCCACTTATACTCGTGCATAATTGTGGCATCAGTATATTACCCAGAAAGTGCAAAGAATCGCCAAGACCTCGTCTCTTACTTGCAAAAGACTGTTGATGTGCTTCGGATCCACTATAGTAATCCTGCTTTTATCATAGCAGGCGACTTCAACCAGATGAAAAAAGGCTGGCTTTCATCCAGTCTATCCCTTAAACAAGTGGTTCACATGCCTACTCACGTCTCAGGCAGCATTCTGGATCTCATTCTTACGAACT TGGCCAAGTCCGACCATTTTGCTATTCTGTGGAAAGCCCACAGTTCATTGCCCAAGCCTAAACTAAGCCGCGTGGTTACCCGCCCGCTAACGGAATCTGCCATTCGAGCCTATGGTCAGTGGATAGGCAATTATGATTTCCCAGAAGTTGACGGAGATTCAAGCATCCACGAAAAGACTAAAAGATTCAGTGACATTTTGTACTCCAAATACACCGAAATCTTCCCCACCAAGTCAGTTACCATTAGTGAGTTTGATAAGCCATGGATTACCCCTTCCATAAAGAAACTCATCCGTGAGAGATGCCGCCTATATTCTATCGGTGATGTAGTAAACGCAAAGAAACTACGAAATTACACCGTCACTGTAATACGGAAGGCCAAACGTCAATATGGCCGTTTATCAGTGTCACCTATGCGCGTCAGTAATCCAAAGAAATGGCATCGGTCTGTTCGAAAAATGTCGGGAAAATCCACTACCTCTAGTGTGAGAATATTGGACGATAGTGGCAAACTTCTCACTGCGACAGATGTGAACTCCTTCTTCACTGAAATCTGCACAACCCACCCTCTACCCACCGAGTCCCAAAAAGCCGATCTCTTGTACGGCTGCTCAGAAGAGGAAGTTATTGAAGTCACTGAAGAAGACGTCTTCaaagaattaatgaaaattaagccCAACAGTGCATCCTATCCTTCGGAACTTCCTGTAAAACTTGTTCGTGAATACGCCCCCTTCATTGCCAAGCCATTATCTGTGTTGATTAACCTGTGTTTCATGCTTGGTACTTTCCCAGATATTTGGAAAAAGGCATATATCCGGGTTATTCCGAAGTCGGGCCCCCCTAAAGCATGTGATGAATTGCGTCTTATCTCGATAACCCCCTGCCTGGCTAAAGTTACGGAAGCATTTGTACTCCGTCGATTGCTCGACCAAATCAGTTCTTCTGTCGATAAGTACCAGTATGGTGGACTACAGGAGTGCAGTACTACAATTTATCTAGTGCGTATGTATGATTGTATACTTACATGGCTGGATAAAGGTAATCG GAAACAGCGTGTTTATGCCCTGTTTGAGGGGGATTCTGACTCCGATTGGACAGGTAAAACATGTGGATCTCCGCAGGGCACAAAGTTGGCTGCCATTGTATTTATAGCCGTGATCAACTACCTATTAGTCGAATATGAGGATCATTACAAGTTTATAGACGATATCTCTTTTCTATTGAAATACTTAGTTGAAAACGGGATTGTTAAGAAAGAGTTCAGTGACGATTTCTTCGATGCGTTTATTGCCGAGTGCAATGTCTCTAAATTGATCATTAACACGAATAAGTCAAAGGTCTTACGCTTTAATCCGTTGAAGCGCACATTCAGCCAACCGTATGTTCCGTTTCCGACTGTCGACTCAATAAAGATTTTGGGAGTTACTTTTTCAAGTGATTGTTCTTTCGGCTTGCACGTTGAAAATGTTGTTAAAAACGCAAATGCATGTCTGCAGTCTTTGAGTACAATGCGTAGATTTGGCTGTGATGTCCAGTGCCTATTGCTAGCTTATCTTATATACGTCCGTCCAGTTCTGGAATATGCAAGCCCACTATGGGGGCCTGCAGCACTGCGAACTGTACACCTCATCCAAGAACTTGAGTCGGTGCAAAAGCGAGCCGTGTTCATTATTATTGGCGATCGACCAACTATCTTATGGTGA